Proteins encoded by one window of Vampirovibrionales bacterium:
- a CDS encoding tetratricopeptide repeat protein — protein MNTRTLWGIMLIATALLWASIALTAQAGPYEKGAAAYQKGDYVQTAQIFDKLLKKSPDNPRYAYYLAIASARLGRIAEARAAYEAVLLAAPDGPEAALAQEGLRYLPALALQVAQGDRKDNAQSAQKFEAQSDAPLAPVLRSAPLQPVAAAAATTVSPSAPVASAVNAGSPAASAQQASPAPPTVSTPVPAASATPAWTPQEAMAMQMLMSSMGANAMGNSMANPSGVNAIQPWMTTPQAMPGANGQPPAAALDPAALNAMMMSQMMGSMDMMGGSQDPNRDER, from the coding sequence ATGAACACACGCACGCTTTGGGGGATAATGCTGATTGCCACGGCGCTGTTATGGGCGTCGATCGCGCTCACGGCGCAGGCCGGGCCTTACGAGAAAGGCGCCGCGGCCTATCAAAAGGGCGATTACGTCCAGACGGCGCAGATTTTTGACAAGCTGCTGAAAAAATCGCCAGATAATCCGCGTTACGCCTATTATCTGGCCATCGCAAGCGCGCGTCTGGGGCGTATTGCCGAGGCCCGCGCGGCCTATGAAGCTGTCCTGCTCGCCGCGCCAGACGGTCCCGAAGCGGCGCTTGCGCAGGAAGGGCTTCGGTATCTGCCCGCGCTGGCCCTGCAAGTGGCCCAGGGCGACCGGAAAGATAATGCGCAAAGCGCGCAAAAATTTGAGGCGCAAAGCGATGCGCCGCTGGCGCCCGTCTTAAGAAGCGCGCCCCTGCAACCGGTCGCCGCTGCTGCTGCGACGACGGTCTCGCCGTCGGCCCCTGTGGCCTCTGCGGTCAATGCCGGCTCCCCGGCTGCCAGCGCGCAACAGGCCTCTCCGGCGCCGCCGACGGTTTCGACGCCGGTTCCGGCTGCGTCTGCGACCCCTGCCTGGACGCCGCAAGAGGCGATGGCGATGCAGATGTTGATGAGCTCGATGGGCGCCAATGCCATGGGCAATTCAATGGCGAATCCCAGCGGCGTCAATGCGATTCAGCCCTGGATGACGACCCCTCAGGCGATGCCGGGCGCCAATGGCCAGCCGCCCGCCGCTGCGCTCGATCCCGCCGCGCTCAACGCCATGATGATGAGCCAGATGATGGGCTCGATGGACATGATGGGCGGATCGCAGGACCCTAATCGCGACGAACGCTGA
- the map gene encoding type I methionyl aminopeptidase: MPLAVVDRKSRHEISLMRRAGQIVAEVHALTREALKPGVSTLDLDVIAEAHIRKSGALPTFKGYHGFPATLCTSINDEVVHGIPNAERRLQEGDVISIDVGATYKGMIADAAYTAGVGAISADCQRLLAATEESLMAAIEQMRDGRCLEDVSGAVEDVCLKYGFGLVRNYGGHAVGRQLHEEPFVHNFRTGERGPLLRPGSILAIEPMFNLGGDDVYTAGDKWTVLTCDHLPSAHFEHTVVVTEADPEILTRLRPSPA; the protein is encoded by the coding sequence ATGCCGCTTGCCGTCGTCGATCGAAAATCCCGCCATGAAATCAGCCTGATGCGCCGGGCCGGTCAAATCGTGGCGGAAGTCCACGCCTTGACGCGCGAAGCTCTTAAGCCCGGCGTCTCGACCCTGGATCTGGACGTTATCGCCGAAGCCCACATTCGAAAATCCGGCGCGCTGCCGACGTTTAAGGGCTATCATGGGTTTCCCGCGACGTTGTGCACCTCGATTAACGATGAGGTCGTTCACGGCATCCCCAACGCCGAGCGCCGCCTGCAAGAAGGCGACGTCATCAGCATCGACGTCGGCGCGACTTATAAAGGCATGATTGCAGATGCCGCCTATACGGCAGGCGTCGGCGCGATTTCCGCCGACTGCCAACGCCTGCTGGCCGCCACTGAAGAAAGCCTGATGGCCGCCATCGAGCAAATGCGCGATGGGCGCTGCCTCGAAGACGTCTCGGGCGCGGTGGAAGACGTGTGCCTGAAGTACGGGTTTGGCCTGGTGCGCAACTACGGCGGCCATGCGGTCGGGCGCCAGCTGCATGAAGAGCCCTTCGTGCATAATTTCAGGACCGGTGAGCGCGGCCCGTTGCTGCGACCGGGCTCGATTCTGGCGATTGAGCCCATGTTCAATCTGGGCGGCGATGACGTCTATACCGCAGGCGACAAGTGGACGGTGCTGACCTGCGACCACTTGCCATCAGCGCATTTTGAGCATACAGTAGTCGTCACCGAGGCCGACCCCGAAATCCTGACCCGATTACGACCGTCCCCGGCGTAA
- the infA gene encoding translation initiation factor IF-1, whose protein sequence is MARDVIEMEGTVNEALPNATFTVKLENGMEILAHISGKIRKNFIRILPGDKVKIELSPYDLTRGRITYRMKG, encoded by the coding sequence ATGGCTCGAGACGTCATCGAAATGGAAGGAACCGTCAACGAGGCGTTGCCCAACGCCACGTTCACCGTGAAGCTGGAAAACGGCATGGAAATTCTGGCGCATATTTCCGGTAAAATCCGCAAGAACTTTATTCGGATTCTTCCCGGTGATAAAGTAAAAATCGAGCTGTCGCCCTACGACCTGACGCGCGGACGCATCACCTACCGGATGAAAGGCTGA
- the rpmJ gene encoding 50S ribosomal protein L36, producing the protein MKVRTSVKKRCPDCKVIRRRGRVAIICKNPKHKQRQG; encoded by the coding sequence ATGAAAGTGCGTACGTCCGTTAAGAAACGTTGCCCGGATTGCAAAGTCATTCGACGCCGGGGCCGCGTGGCCATTATCTGCAAAAACCCCAAGCACAAGCAGCGTCAGGGCTAG
- the rpsM gene encoding 30S ribosomal protein S13: protein MARLVGVDLPRRKKIRFALPYIYGIGPSLSKKILEATRIDPDTRVDALSESEVIALKEAIEARYQVEGDLRRVEGLNVKRLIEINCYRGQRHRKGLPVRGQRTKTNARTRRGRRAAPMKKKA from the coding sequence ATGGCAAGACTGGTCGGCGTCGATCTCCCCCGGCGGAAGAAAATCCGCTTTGCCCTGCCCTACATCTATGGCATCGGCCCTTCGCTCAGCAAGAAAATCCTCGAAGCCACGCGCATCGATCCCGACACCCGCGTCGACGCGCTCAGCGAGTCGGAAGTCATCGCCCTGAAAGAAGCCATTGAGGCCCGCTATCAGGTAGAAGGCGATCTGCGCCGCGTGGAAGGCCTCAACGTTAAGCGCCTCATCGAGATTAACTGCTATCGCGGGCAACGGCACCGCAAAGGGCTGCCGGTTCGCGGCCAGCGCACCAAAACCAACGCCCGCACCCGTCGCGGCCGCCGCGCCGCCCCCATGAAAAAGAAAGCCTAA
- the rpsK gene encoding 30S ribosomal protein S11 has translation MAKQKAGATKKRKEKKNVVQGVVYVQSTFNNTIVSSTDPQGNVIAWSSAGASGFKGARKGTPFAAQQAAENVAKSSMEQGMRSAQVFVSGPGAGRETAIRALQVTGLEITLIKDVTPIPHNGCRPPKRRRV, from the coding sequence ATGGCCAAGCAGAAAGCCGGCGCAACGAAAAAGCGCAAGGAAAAGAAAAACGTCGTTCAGGGCGTGGTTTACGTCCAGTCGACGTTCAATAACACGATCGTCAGCTCGACGGATCCGCAAGGCAACGTCATCGCCTGGTCGAGCGCCGGAGCCAGCGGCTTTAAGGGCGCGCGCAAAGGCACGCCGTTCGCCGCCCAGCAGGCCGCCGAAAACGTCGCCAAAAGCTCGATGGAACAAGGCATGCGCTCGGCGCAGGTCTTCGTCAGCGGGCCGGGCGCGGGTCGCGAGACGGCCATTCGCGCGCTTCAGGTCACGGGGCTGGAAATCACCCTCATTAAAGATGTCACCCCCATTCCGCACAACGGCTGCCGTCCACCCAAGCGCCGCCGCGTGTAA
- the rpsD gene encoding 30S ribosomal protein S4, giving the protein MARYRESIRKLARNTGGTLDGYPKSENLRRAYPSGQHGQARKKLSEYAVQLKEKQKVRRIYGILEKPFRTAYKKAVRKKGVTGTLLLQSLESRLDNILYRSGLAQSRPQSRQLISHCHILVNGRKVNVPSYQMKIGDIITVRERSKALFRSLQEGRSPVTPSWLEVDAAALAVRFAAVPMREEIDPTLNEHLIIEFYSR; this is encoded by the coding sequence TTGGCACGCTACAGAGAATCGATTCGCAAGCTGGCTCGCAATACCGGCGGTACGCTGGACGGGTATCCCAAGTCGGAAAACCTGCGCCGCGCCTATCCCTCCGGCCAGCACGGCCAGGCGCGTAAAAAGCTCTCCGAATACGCCGTTCAGCTCAAAGAGAAGCAAAAAGTGCGCCGTATTTACGGCATCCTCGAAAAGCCGTTCCGTACGGCTTATAAAAAGGCGGTGCGCAAAAAAGGCGTCACCGGCACCCTGTTGCTGCAAAGCCTCGAATCGCGGCTCGATAACATTTTGTACCGCTCGGGTCTGGCGCAGTCGCGTCCGCAATCGCGTCAGCTGATCTCGCATTGCCATATTCTGGTGAACGGCCGCAAGGTCAACGTGCCGTCCTACCAGATGAAAATCGGCGATATCATCACCGTGCGCGAGCGCAGCAAGGCGTTGTTCCGCTCGTTGCAGGAAGGCCGCTCGCCGGTCACGCCCTCATGGCTGGAAGTTGACGCCGCCGCGCTGGCCGTGCGCTTTGCCGCCGTCCCCATGCGCGAGGAAATCGACCCGACGCTCAATGAGCACCTGATTATTGAATTTTATTCGCGCTAG
- a CDS encoding DNA-directed RNA polymerase subunit alpha, whose protein sequence is MEHQLNIKCVNTTTDSDGSIYGKFVIEPLERGYGTTLGNSLRRVLLSSLSGAAITSVRVEGVTHEFTAIPGVVEDVLDVMLNLKGVVLKSDSPEPQYLRIDVDRPGPVVAGDIEAPADVRIVNPDWHICTVADGGGFHADLTSETGNGYVPAEQNLAGKNKAVDTLMLDAAFMPVRRVAYNVEETRVGQRTDYDKLVLEIWSNGSLDVSTGLSQAANILIEHLLPVASLSGIPTTLAPQTREDDKPRGDSESSTSITIEDLELSVRAFNCLKRANINSIAELLQKSEADLLAIKNFGKKSSDEVIERLRAFGLDLKPSPVDVEMESYH, encoded by the coding sequence ATGGAGCATCAACTCAATATTAAGTGCGTCAACACGACCACAGATTCGGACGGATCGATTTACGGCAAGTTCGTCATTGAGCCTCTGGAGCGCGGTTATGGCACGACGTTGGGCAACTCGCTGCGCCGCGTGCTGTTGTCGAGCCTGTCGGGCGCGGCTATCACTTCGGTGCGCGTCGAAGGCGTTACCCATGAGTTCACCGCGATTCCGGGCGTCGTCGAAGACGTGCTGGACGTGATGCTCAACCTCAAGGGCGTCGTACTGAAATCTGACAGCCCTGAGCCGCAGTATCTGCGCATCGACGTGGATCGTCCCGGCCCGGTGGTGGCAGGCGATATTGAAGCGCCGGCCGACGTGCGCATCGTCAACCCGGATTGGCATATCTGCACCGTCGCCGACGGCGGCGGCTTTCATGCCGATCTGACCAGTGAAACCGGCAACGGCTACGTGCCCGCCGAGCAGAATCTCGCCGGCAAGAACAAGGCCGTCGATACGCTGATGCTCGATGCGGCCTTTATGCCCGTTCGCCGCGTGGCCTACAACGTGGAAGAAACCCGCGTGGGCCAGCGCACTGATTACGACAAGCTGGTGCTTGAGATCTGGTCAAACGGCAGTCTCGACGTGAGCACCGGTCTGAGTCAGGCCGCCAATATCCTGATTGAGCACTTGCTGCCGGTCGCGTCGCTGTCGGGCATTCCCACCACGCTGGCCCCGCAGACGCGCGAAGACGACAAGCCGCGCGGCGACAGCGAATCGTCTACCAGCATCACCATTGAGGATCTGGAACTGTCGGTGCGCGCCTTCAACTGCCTCAAGCGCGCCAATATCAACAGCATCGCCGAGTTGCTGCAAAAATCCGAAGCCGATCTGCTGGCCATTAAAAACTTCGGCAAAAAGTCGTCCGACGAAGTGATTGAGCGTCTGCGCGCCTTTGGACTGGATCTCAAGCCCAGTCCAGTGGACGTGGAGATGGAGTCGTATCACTAA
- the rplQ gene encoding 50S ribosomal protein L17 encodes MRHRKRVHKLGRPADQRRAMMRSLATSLLTHDQIVITMPRAKALREVADKLVTLAKRGDLHAIRQAARLIFPQKTGRMIPSGNGKEMPETVLRRLFKTVGPRFANRQGGYTRIIPAPPRRGDAAPMAVIEFTD; translated from the coding sequence ATGAGACACCGCAAACGCGTTCACAAGCTCGGACGTCCCGCCGATCAGCGCCGGGCCATGATGCGGAGTTTGGCCACCAGCCTGCTGACCCACGATCAAATCGTCATCACGATGCCGCGGGCCAAGGCGCTGCGTGAAGTGGCCGACAAGCTCGTGACGCTTGCCAAGCGCGGCGATCTGCACGCGATTCGTCAAGCCGCGCGTCTGATCTTCCCGCAAAAAACGGGCCGGATGATCCCCTCAGGCAACGGCAAAGAAATGCCGGAAACGGTCTTGCGGCGTCTGTTTAAAACCGTTGGCCCTCGCTTTGCCAATCGCCAGGGCGGCTACACGCGCATTATCCCAGCCCCCCCGCGTCGCGGCGACGCAGCGCCGATGGCGGTGATTGAATTCACCGACTAA
- the truA gene encoding tRNA pseudouridine(38-40) synthase TruA has product MDKADVTIQRHACWLEYNGTAYHGSQFQRRDADRHPTIEGELRRACAALHLPLTGAITLAGRTDAGVHALGQVAHMSAPAEAVSSIRDLANALNAHLPADISVREVALNVGMDFHARARARWRWYRYTLLNRRQRSATAPFNVCLERRALDVARMDAAARYLVGTHAFGSFQAPGSLTQDDQCRVAYAAVWQNEDLINFDIVAARFLYKMVRNLMGLLIAIGGAGPEDADRYAPDILLDLLGAPDRTRAASLAPCARPEGLSLMAVSYAPDYDLFPHNPLVRRLRETLIKESVSP; this is encoded by the coding sequence ATGGATAAGGCGGACGTGACGATTCAGCGCCACGCCTGCTGGCTGGAATACAACGGGACGGCCTATCACGGCAGTCAGTTTCAGCGGCGCGACGCCGACCGGCATCCGACAATTGAAGGCGAACTGCGGCGCGCGTGCGCGGCGCTTCACCTGCCGTTGACAGGGGCCATTACGCTGGCGGGTCGTACGGACGCCGGCGTTCACGCGCTGGGGCAAGTCGCTCACATGAGCGCGCCCGCCGAGGCGGTGTCGAGCATCCGCGATCTGGCAAACGCTCTCAATGCCCACCTGCCAGCAGATATCAGCGTGCGCGAAGTCGCTCTCAACGTCGGGATGGATTTTCATGCGCGCGCGCGGGCCCGGTGGCGCTGGTATCGTTATACGCTGCTCAATCGACGCCAACGATCGGCAACCGCGCCCTTTAACGTCTGTCTGGAGCGCCGCGCGCTGGATGTCGCGCGTATGGACGCCGCCGCGCGCTATCTGGTTGGGACGCACGCATTCGGCAGCTTTCAAGCGCCGGGATCGCTGACGCAAGACGATCAATGCCGCGTGGCGTACGCTGCTGTCTGGCAAAATGAGGATTTAATCAATTTTGATATTGTCGCCGCGCGTTTTCTGTATAAAATGGTGAGGAACCTCATGGGACTGCTTATCGCCATTGGCGGCGCCGGTCCAGAGGACGCCGACCGGTACGCGCCCGATATTCTCCTCGATTTACTCGGCGCGCCCGACCGGACGCGGGCCGCCTCACTGGCTCCCTGCGCCCGCCCGGAAGGCCTTTCCCTGATGGCGGTGTCCTACGCTCCCGATTACGACCTTTTTCCCCACAACCCCCTGGTTCGCCGACTACGCGAAACCTTGATCAAGGAGTCTGTCTCTCCATGA
- the rplM gene encoding 50S ribosomal protein L13 — translation MKTFSAKPLEVERAWWLIDADGQTLGRLATEIALILRGKRKAQFTPNIDTGDFVVVINADKIRVTGKKPTQKYYRRHSGFPGGFRQVQYKDMFAAHPERVLEIAVRGMLPHTTLGRQQLRKLNIYAGSQHPHAAQQPVPYPHLEVAR, via the coding sequence ATGAAAACCTTTTCCGCAAAACCCCTGGAAGTCGAGCGCGCCTGGTGGTTAATCGACGCCGACGGTCAGACGCTGGGACGTCTGGCGACTGAAATTGCCCTGATCCTGCGCGGCAAGCGCAAGGCCCAATTCACGCCGAACATCGATACCGGCGATTTTGTCGTCGTCATCAACGCCGACAAGATCCGCGTGACGGGCAAAAAGCCCACGCAGAAATACTATCGCCGCCACAGCGGCTTCCCTGGCGGTTTTCGTCAGGTGCAGTACAAAGACATGTTTGCCGCCCATCCTGAGCGCGTGCTGGAAATCGCGGTGCGCGGCATGCTGCCCCACACCACGCTGGGCCGTCAGCAGTTACGCAAGCTCAATATCTACGCCGGGTCGCAGCATCCGCATGCCGCTCAGCAACCGGTTCCGTATCCGCATCTGGAGGTCGCCCGCTAA
- the rpsI gene encoding 30S ribosomal protein S9: protein MAERKAQYPQVGVRGTGRRKEAVARVRVKPGSGRVLINGRLMEEYLGFRKALQAPVMQPLVAAGVESRYDVLADVYGGGKAGQADAVRMGLARALSAINPDYETIMRSEGFMTRDARSKERKKYGLHRARKACQYSKR from the coding sequence ATGGCAGAACGCAAAGCGCAATATCCGCAAGTCGGCGTCCGGGGCACCGGTCGGCGCAAGGAAGCCGTCGCCCGCGTTCGGGTGAAGCCCGGCAGCGGTCGCGTGCTGATTAATGGTCGTCTGATGGAAGAATACCTCGGGTTCCGCAAGGCCCTGCAGGCGCCCGTCATGCAGCCGCTGGTGGCCGCAGGCGTCGAAAGCCGCTATGACGTGTTGGCCGACGTGTACGGCGGCGGCAAGGCCGGACAGGCGGACGCCGTTCGCATGGGACTGGCCCGCGCCCTGTCGGCCATCAACCCCGATTACGAGACCATTATGCGCAGCGAAGGCTTTATGACCCGCGACGCCCGCAGCAAAGAGCGCAAAAAGTATGGTCTGCACCGCGCGCGCAAGGCCTGCCAATACTCCAAGCGCTAG
- a CDS encoding enoyl-CoA hydratase/isomerase family protein, which produces MPEAAYQNLDAQCADRVLTVRLNRPQARNALSNELIGELAAALRQADDAPAVGCIVLTGDEGCFSAGADIIELMGASPVSMIQRAPIALWECVSQTRKPVIAAVRGYALGGGLELALMCDIIIASDTARFALPEIALGLIPGAGGIQRLMRAAGKARAMELLLSGRRFSAQEALAMGLVSQLSPDAETLTSAQALAQAIAHQPLTAVMALKAAARQAFEAPLSAALASDRDLFSLLFASADAREGLNAFLERREPAFRHA; this is translated from the coding sequence GTGCCGGAAGCCGCCTATCAGAATCTCGACGCGCAATGCGCGGATCGCGTCCTTACCGTGCGCCTGAACCGCCCCCAGGCGCGCAATGCGCTCAGCAACGAACTCATCGGCGAGCTCGCCGCCGCCCTGCGTCAGGCCGATGACGCGCCCGCCGTCGGCTGCATCGTGTTGACGGGCGACGAGGGCTGTTTTTCCGCCGGGGCCGATATTATTGAACTGATGGGCGCCTCCCCGGTGTCGATGATTCAGCGCGCGCCAATCGCCTTGTGGGAGTGCGTCTCGCAGACGCGCAAACCCGTGATTGCGGCTGTTCGGGGCTATGCGCTTGGCGGCGGACTGGAGCTGGCATTGATGTGCGATATCATCATCGCCAGCGACACGGCGCGCTTCGCGTTGCCGGAGATTGCGCTGGGACTGATTCCCGGCGCAGGCGGCATTCAACGTCTGATGCGGGCCGCAGGCAAGGCGCGAGCGATGGAGCTGCTGTTAAGCGGACGGCGCTTCAGCGCGCAAGAAGCGCTGGCGATGGGGCTGGTCAGTCAGCTCTCGCCGGATGCCGAGACGTTGACGAGCGCTCAGGCGCTGGCCCAGGCGATTGCGCATCAGCCGCTGACGGCGGTGATGGCCCTGAAGGCCGCCGCGCGACAGGCCTTTGAAGCCCCGCTCAGCGCTGCGCTGGCCAGCGACCGCGATTTATTCAGCCTGCTCTTTGCCTCAGCCGATGCGCGCGAAGGACTGAACGCGTTTCTGGAACGGCGCGAGCCGGCGTTTCGCCATGCCTGA